Within Nevskiales bacterium, the genomic segment CCACCATCGGCGACTGGGCCTGGTCGGGCGAGGTCGCCTACCGCCCGAACCAGCCGCTGCAGATCCACAGCACCGACCTGACGCTGGCCGCGCTGCAGCCGGCCTTCCCCGCCGAGGACATCCCGGTCTGTGTCGGCGCCGGCCTCATCATCCCCGGCTTCCCCGCGCCGATCGGCGACTGCCTGCCGGGCCTGCCGCTGGTCACGGTCATCCCCGGCCGCCGCTCGGCGGTGCCGGACTTCGTGGAAACGCGCTACCGCGGCCACACGGTCACGCCGGGCGCCTACATCCAGGGCTATGAGGAAATGAAGGTCGCCAACTTCGGCACCACCTTCCTCAACACTATCAGCGCCAGCAATCCACTCAAGGCGGATCAGATCGTGGTGGTGTTCGAACTGGGCGCAACCAAGGTGTTCGACATGCCCGGACTCGACGAGCTGCAGTTCAACGCCGCCGGCGCCGACACCCACATCAGCAACGGCGCTGACGGCAGCACCGGGCTCGGCGGCAACACGCTCGGCAGCGGCTGCCTGGCCAACGGCGCCAACGCCAGCGCCTGCCACCAGAATCCGCAGGCCGAGAACCCGCGCGCCTTCCCCGACGACCTGGCCTGGGGCTTCCGCACGGTCTGGGTGTTCCGCTACCAGGATGCGTTCCTGGGCGTGAACCTGGAACCGCTGGTCGGCTGGTTCAAGGACATCGACGGCATCGCGCCGGGCCCGGGTGAGAACTTCATCGAGGGCCGCAGTACGTATCTCACGGGCCTGCGCTGGGACTACCTGAACCAGTGGTCCGGCGAGCTGCGCTACACCATCGAGTCCGGCGGGCGTATCAACAACCCGCGCCTGGACCGCGACGTGGTCACACTCAACCTGCGCTACGAGTTCTAGCGACCGCTACGGCCCGCCCCAGCCGTCTTGCCGGGCCACTGGCAAGCGGCCAGGCCGCTCCATGCATTTGTTGTAAGCTCAGGGCGGCGCCCATGAGCACCCGCCACCTCGAAGCCTTCTTCAAGCCGCGTTCGATTACCGTGGTGGGTGCCTCCGAGCAGCCCAAGCTCGGCGGTGTGGTGCTGCGCAACCTGCTGGAGTGCGGCTTCGAAGGTCATCTCACCGCGATCAACCGCAAGGGCTATGACACGGTGTACGGCGTGCCCTGTCATGCCGAAGTGGACCGCCTGGCCACGGCGCCGGACCTGGCCATCCTGTGCACGCCGCCGGTGACCATCCCGCGGCTGGTGCGCGAACTGGGCCGGCGCGGCGTGCCGGCGGCGCTGATCCTGATGGGCGGACTGGCCACCACACTCAGCCGCAGCCAGCGGCCACTGACCGAGTCGGTGCGCGCCGCGGCGCGGCCTTCCGGCATCCGCCTGCTCGGGCCCAACAGCCTCGGCATCCTGTCGCCGCGGCACAGGCTGTTCGCCAGCTACGCGCACCTCAACGTGCTGCCGGGCCAGGTCGCTTACGTGGGCGAATCCGCGGTGCTCGGCTCCGCGCTGATCGACTGGGCCCGCGGCCGCGGCATCGGCTTCTCGCACTTCCTCACGCTCGGCGACGTGGTGGACGTGGACATGGCCGACGTCATCGACTACCTGGCCTCGGATCCGGACACACGCGCGATCCTGCTGCACATTGAGCGCGTGCGCAACGCGCGCCGCTTCATTTCCTCGGTGCGCGCGGCCTCACGCGGCAAGCTGGTGCTGGCCATCAAGAGCGGCCACGTGCCGGCCTCGCAGCGCCCCGAGGAGCCGGTGGCACCCGGCGTGCCGCATGCCGATGCCGTGTACGACGCCGTGCTGCGCCGCGCCGGCGTGCTGCGCGTGCACAGCACCGACGAGCTGTTCGATGCGCTGGAAACCCTCACCCGCATGCGCCCGCTGCGCGGCGAGCGCCTGGCCATCTTCAGCAACGGCTTCGGCCCCGGCGCGGTCGCCACCGACGCGCTGGTGCGGCATGGCGGCCAGCTGGCGGAGCTGTCCGAAGCG encodes:
- a CDS encoding CoA-binding protein, yielding MSTRHLEAFFKPRSITVVGASEQPKLGGVVLRNLLECGFEGHLTAINRKGYDTVYGVPCHAEVDRLATAPDLAILCTPPVTIPRLVRELGRRGVPAALILMGGLATTLSRSQRPLTESVRAAARPSGIRLLGPNSLGILSPRHRLFASYAHLNVLPGQVAYVGESAVLGSALIDWARGRGIGFSHFLTLGDVVDVDMADVIDYLASDPDTRAILLHIERVRNARRFISSVRAASRGKLVLAIKSGHVPASQRPEEPVAPGVPHADAVYDAVLRRAGVLRVHSTDELFDALETLTRMRPLRGERLAIFSNGFGPGAVATDALVRHGGQLAELSEATRAALGAEMPSFSRAGNPADLGVLAAPRHYQRALQLLSKDPGVDAVLVVHAPSRQAAGEAFARAVVETVSDTQLNVLTSWMGQASVAAARQTLDTAGIPTYETPDQAVQAFMHMV